ATACAACTGGACTGGCAGCAGACGGCTTTGTTCTACCATAAAGACTCTTTTCAATCTCAATAGAACCTTCTTTTACTTCTTCCGTTTCTACAGGAGTTACCCGCTCTTTATTTTCTTCTTTATTCTCTTCTTCCTGATTGCACGCAGCTAACAAAAAAATCATAACTATAACTGCTGCAAAAAGTAAAATTTTCTTCACCTGTGTTACTCCTCTCTTTACTGTCAAGATGTCATAATAATTCAATATCTAGTACTTCCGCGATTCTGTTTACATCTTCTATTAACATATCATGGGCAGTAAAATGCGCAAGTAACCCTTGTATGACAAGTATATTATTATTTTCAGCTATTTCATTTTGCAATAATTGTAACACTTCATATAATCGTTCTTTCCTCATCTGCGGCACTTTTAGCGCTGATATTTTTTCTTTTAGGCTTTTAATTGCCTCTTGCTTGCTTTGTTTGCTAGCATTATTCCTACTGTATATTTCTTGGAGCTGCATAGCATCGACAAGTGGGGGTGTCTCTGCTTTTACCATTCCTGCTATTAAATCATGCAAACGTCTAACCATAATTTGCCCAGCTTGCTCTAGGTCAAATTCAACATCTTCCATGATAAGCCAATGAAAGTAACTATGTATTAAACCTGCTGATTGAATAATAGCATCCATCACAAATTCCTGTAGTTGTTCACCATAGATACTCTCCAAGTTCTCTCTTAACCAATGGATATAGTCTAGCCTAAATTCACGTATTTGTTTATCAAACTCCTCTTCAATCAGCATAT
This genomic interval from Virgibacillus pantothenticus contains the following:
- a CDS encoding TetR/AcrR family transcriptional regulator produces the protein MLEKKRKLVEIGIKLIAQKGYHNTSIQEIANKAGVSKGSFYSYFPSKKAFMKTTMKEFHRFMMEELAQVKTDDDASARFAKQITILMNYMEQHKEFITIYLRSNMLIEEEFDKQIREFRLDYIHWLRENLESIYGEQLQEFVMDAIIQSAGLIHSYFHWLIMEDVEFDLEQAGQIMVRRLHDLIAGMVKAETPPLVDAMQLQEIYSRNNASKQSKQEAIKSLKEKISALKVPQMRKERLYEVLQLLQNEIAENNNILVIQGLLAHFTAHDMLIEDVNRIAEVLDIELL